Proteins encoded by one window of Blautia luti:
- a CDS encoding DUF4313 domain-containing protein, with translation MGQAICIRKDEKPLGYDWECGHEELYVRVNMYYNGSLYIGLWQEQKECEEKLELFGDLTIGVMGFLRPGQAIISDCGAKAKVAFIEKYKLGKVIGKRKINYGSYYVVEFNLARLAQLDPEGTERYLLENGLDQKEFKAD, from the coding sequence ATGGGACAGGCTATATGCATTCGAAAAGATGAAAAACCATTGGGATATGACTGGGAATGTGGACATGAGGAATTATATGTCAGAGTGAATATGTACTACAACGGATCCCTGTATATCGGATTATGGCAAGAGCAAAAGGAATGTGAGGAAAAGCTGGAATTATTCGGAGATCTTACAATTGGAGTTATGGGATTCCTAAGGCCAGGGCAGGCAATAATCTCGGATTGCGGAGCAAAAGCAAAGGTTGCGTTTATTGAAAAGTATAAACTCGGAAAAGTTATAGGTAAGAGGAAAATCAATTATGGCAGCTATTATGTCGTAGAGTTTAATCTTGCACGACTTGCACAGCTCGATCCAGAAGGTACGGAAAGATATCTGCTCGAAAATGGTCTTGATCAAAAAGAATTTAAAGCAGATTAG
- a CDS encoding PcfJ domain-containing protein, which yields MNKKELRNMKLLEATDELIKLAKEDVPVRDKRYYTEQLIYQRGLYLRAEVENNILKVAFYLAEYLSTDCRKPVYTLYIDKKNDIFKGYDYRTKKWSDSMLDKTIFSKWLYQENSYMKEADTALIQKYLESEYDDAFYALYVYQREQRHRRLGMKYEKILTSWDQCMDRLPKIPKDWLRWQKKVGITQNFIFYHYSRRKDQTGYCSGCESEVPISHPHHNAVGNCPKCRHQIQYKALGRAKNIETQKETAYLLQTCGNNVFVLREFQLQMLIVSSSYKKPVYSFFERRRILYDEELNTKEYYFGRHHWTKENRWIQGKLQVPLYPGYGGYMTYEKYNMGNIYGKSLYGIKNRTFRRTGFYEYAKTKKYLDPVSFFELVKERPYLERLIKAGLYHLAEDIMDNKAQIYCEDSGDLGKALGIDRFRLKRLRTNNGGEIFLQWLLLEKAQNKLIRDDVISWMCREKLKPADLMFIMDRMAPLQIKNYLEKQAAESGESVKDLIKTWKDYLNMAIRVGVNVQDSVIYRARKLMQRHNEMIKEIEAKDLILRAGELEKKYPGLNRICRDLKKYEYADKEYQIVVPEKVDDILYEAKLMHHCVNNTETYYERMSQQESYILFLRKAEQPTEAYYTLEVEPDGTIRQTRTFYNQQNEDIELARDFLVKWQKQLKKKLAKEDYKLAVKSQSLRKKEIDELRSKGVRVNGVGYCNKLLAEILEEDLMEAGNRELEEQAA from the coding sequence ATGAATAAAAAAGAATTGCGTAATATGAAATTGCTGGAAGCTACGGATGAACTGATAAAACTTGCAAAAGAAGATGTGCCAGTAAGAGATAAAAGATACTATACGGAGCAGCTGATTTATCAGAGAGGGCTATATTTACGTGCAGAAGTAGAAAACAATATTTTAAAAGTAGCATTTTATCTGGCAGAATATCTTTCCACGGACTGTCGGAAACCTGTATATACATTATATATTGATAAAAAGAACGATATTTTTAAAGGGTATGATTACCGGACAAAGAAATGGTCAGATAGTATGCTGGATAAGACCATTTTCTCAAAATGGTTATATCAGGAAAATTCTTATATGAAAGAGGCGGATACAGCGTTGATCCAAAAGTATCTTGAAAGTGAATATGACGATGCTTTTTATGCACTGTATGTATATCAACGTGAGCAGAGACACCGGAGGCTGGGCATGAAATATGAAAAAATTCTGACAAGCTGGGATCAGTGTATGGATAGACTTCCAAAAATTCCGAAAGACTGGCTGAGATGGCAGAAAAAAGTTGGAATTACCCAGAATTTTATCTTTTATCATTACAGCCGCAGGAAAGATCAGACAGGATATTGTAGTGGGTGTGAAAGCGAAGTTCCAATCAGCCATCCTCACCATAATGCAGTGGGGAATTGTCCAAAATGCAGACATCAGATTCAATATAAAGCATTAGGCCGGGCCAAAAATATAGAAACCCAAAAAGAGACTGCATACCTGCTTCAGACCTGTGGAAATAATGTGTTTGTTTTGAGAGAATTCCAGCTTCAGATGCTCATAGTAAGCAGCTCATATAAAAAACCAGTATATTCTTTCTTTGAGCGCCGGAGAATCCTGTATGATGAAGAATTAAATACGAAAGAATATTATTTCGGCCGTCATCATTGGACAAAAGAAAACCGCTGGATCCAGGGTAAATTACAGGTTCCACTGTATCCAGGTTACGGTGGCTATATGACCTATGAAAAATATAATATGGGAAATATTTATGGGAAATCACTGTATGGCATTAAAAACAGGACATTCCGTAGGACAGGATTCTACGAATATGCAAAAACCAAAAAGTATTTAGATCCGGTAAGTTTTTTTGAACTGGTTAAAGAAAGACCTTATCTGGAACGGCTCATTAAAGCAGGACTTTATCATCTCGCAGAAGACATTATGGATAATAAAGCACAGATCTATTGTGAAGATTCCGGAGACCTTGGAAAAGCACTGGGAATTGATAGATTCCGCTTAAAAAGGCTGCGTACAAACAATGGGGGAGAGATTTTTCTTCAATGGCTATTACTTGAAAAAGCCCAAAACAAGTTGATCCGTGACGATGTGATTTCGTGGATGTGCCGGGAAAAGCTTAAACCAGCGGATCTTATGTTCATTATGGATCGTATGGCCCCTTTACAGATCAAAAATTATCTGGAAAAGCAGGCAGCAGAAAGTGGGGAATCCGTGAAAGACCTGATCAAAACATGGAAGGATTATCTTAATATGGCAATTCGGGTCGGAGTGAATGTGCAGGATTCTGTTATCTACCGTGCACGAAAGCTCATGCAGAGACATAATGAAATGATAAAAGAGATAGAAGCAAAAGATTTGATTTTAAGAGCCGGAGAGCTGGAAAAGAAGTATCCGGGTCTGAATCGTATATGCAGGGATTTGAAAAAATATGAATATGCGGACAAAGAGTATCAGATCGTTGTGCCGGAAAAAGTGGATGACATTTTGTATGAAGCAAAACTGATGCATCACTGCGTAAATAATACAGAAACCTATTATGAACGAATGAGCCAGCAGGAATCCTATATCCTGTTTTTGAGAAAGGCAGAACAACCAACGGAGGCATACTATACGCTTGAAGTGGAACCGGATGGGACCATAAGGCAGACACGTACTTTTTATAACCAGCAGAATGAAGATATTGAGCTTGCAAGGGATTTTCTTGTAAAATGGCAGAAACAATTAAAAAAGAAACTGGCAAAAGAAGATTATAAACTGGCTGTAAAAAGTCAGAGTCTCAGGAAAAAAGAGATTGACGAGCTCCGCAGCAAAGGCGTTCGTGTAAACGGTGTTGGGTATTGCAACAAATTGCTTGCTGAAATTCTGGAGGAAGATTTAATGGAGGCTGGGAATCGAGAACTGGAAGAACAGGCCGCATAA
- a CDS encoding alpha/beta hydrolase has translation MSIFASILRSVYKLSGAKKAFALPEDALRKEIEKQNRHRGVFTPTDRKAYYETIAVNGFPCLIVREHPKPSERAILYFFGGGMVIGPDKGDLPVMRKLCRETGCDVWFPFYPLCMEHCITETYAMVYECYRRMVGLYGGGNVSTCGFSSGGALALGIAAHNNAQPEPLPQPRHIVAVSPGEVPWNDGEKSRMKALNERDVSIDYAFMVTVEKFMRHGCENVPDYMLSGSRGDFTGVGDIHFFYSADEVLYGALPDFEEACKRANVLYTVSARPKMVHCYCMLPIFKEAKEDFAKIVDILKK, from the coding sequence ATGAGTATCTTTGCATCTATCTTACGCAGCGTATACAAGCTCTCCGGCGCGAAAAAGGCGTTCGCCTTGCCGGAGGATGCACTGCGAAAGGAAATTGAAAAGCAGAACCGGCATCGTGGCGTTTTTACGCCCACCGACCGCAAGGCATATTATGAAACGATCGCGGTAAACGGCTTTCCCTGCCTGATCGTGCGAGAGCATCCGAAGCCGTCCGAGCGCGCGATTCTCTATTTCTTTGGCGGTGGCATGGTGATCGGCCCCGATAAGGGCGACCTGCCTGTGATGCGCAAGCTCTGCCGCGAGACCGGCTGTGATGTGTGGTTTCCGTTTTACCCGCTCTGCATGGAACATTGTATTACCGAGACCTATGCGATGGTGTACGAATGTTACCGCAGAATGGTCGGCTTGTATGGCGGCGGAAATGTCAGCACCTGTGGTTTTTCCTCTGGCGGTGCGCTGGCCCTGGGGATCGCGGCGCACAACAACGCGCAGCCTGAGCCGCTGCCGCAGCCACGGCATATCGTCGCCGTATCTCCCGGCGAAGTGCCGTGGAACGATGGCGAAAAATCGCGGATGAAGGCATTGAACGAAAGAGATGTTTCCATCGACTATGCCTTTATGGTGACGGTGGAAAAATTCATGCGGCATGGTTGCGAGAATGTGCCGGACTATATGCTCTCCGGCTCCCGGGGAGATTTTACCGGCGTAGGCGATATCCACTTCTTCTATTCTGCCGACGAGGTGCTCTACGGCGCATTGCCGGACTTTGAGGAAGCCTGCAAACGGGCAAATGTCCTCTATACGGTGTCCGCCCGCCCGAAGATGGTGCATTGCTACTGTATGCTGCCGATCTTCAAAGAGGCAAAGGAGGACTTTGCTAAAATCGTGGACATTTTGAAAAAATGA
- a CDS encoding L-2-amino-thiazoline-4-carboxylic acid hydrolase: MKDNELLFDRKSHVLYSKPCKKEILAKIALHYPEAERETVWEKVQRQYAVFLSDWRTDLGGKKNFHNGVGGTYDCIAILSYYVVCKAATSFREIEEMEENLILPTFRKLKFVDCNKPFWRKLMYKAFVRAKSGCDKWHDYEMSVAPYETDKPIYYEFTACPAAEFAIRHGLMDIMPALCNVDYASMELLHAKLVRTTTCVDGCRCDYTICGDKNPYLKGHPEYRDEAGFRRNR; this comes from the coding sequence ATGAAGGACAACGAGCTTCTGTTCGACCGCAAAAGCCATGTGCTGTATTCAAAGCCTTGCAAGAAAGAAATCCTGGCGAAAATCGCCCTGCACTATCCGGAAGCAGAGCGGGAGACAGTATGGGAAAAGGTGCAGCGGCAGTACGCGGTCTTTCTCTCCGACTGGCGCACCGACTTGGGCGGCAAAAAGAACTTCCACAACGGCGTAGGCGGCACCTACGACTGCATCGCCATCCTGAGCTATTATGTGGTCTGCAAAGCCGCTACTTCATTCCGTGAAATTGAAGAGATGGAGGAAAATCTGATCCTGCCGACCTTCCGCAAGCTGAAATTCGTGGACTGCAACAAGCCGTTCTGGAGGAAGCTGATGTACAAGGCGTTTGTTCGTGCGAAAAGCGGCTGCGACAAATGGCACGATTACGAGATGTCGGTTGCGCCTTATGAGACCGACAAGCCTATTTATTATGAATTTACGGCGTGTCCGGCGGCGGAGTTTGCCATCCGGCACGGCCTTATGGATATTATGCCCGCCCTGTGCAATGTGGACTATGCGTCCATGGAACTGCTCCATGCCAAGCTGGTGCGGACGACCACCTGCGTGGACGGCTGCCGATGCGACTACACCATCTGCGGCGATAAAAACCCGTACTTGAAGGGACATCCCGAATACCGGGATGAGGCGGGCTTCAGGAGGAATCGGTAA
- a CDS encoding DUF7666 domain-containing protein, with protein MIAYKGFQKDLKCRGFQFQEYGINETEKANCRQNGFHCAENPLDCLCYYPNWKNSVYYIVDASGDLDEDGEDSKISCTKMRLLKKIELRSLLLHGAAYMSKYPNRKWNSHVAKESGTSCNGFCIVRGKSPKAKGQKGDLLLLLKEQPGNSQILEIGVICIDGQKYPEEAWIDVTGKLVEL; from the coding sequence ATGATCGCATATAAAGGATTTCAAAAGGATTTGAAATGTCGGGGCTTTCAGTTTCAGGAGTATGGCATAAATGAAACGGAAAAAGCAAACTGTAGACAAAATGGATTTCATTGTGCAGAAAACCCACTGGATTGTCTCTGCTATTATCCGAATTGGAAAAATTCCGTGTATTACATAGTAGATGCATCAGGGGATTTGGATGAAGATGGAGAAGATTCAAAAATCTCCTGCACAAAGATGCGCCTGTTAAAGAAAATTGAATTGAGAAGCCTGTTATTACACGGAGCTGCTTACATGTCGAAATATCCAAACCGGAAATGGAACTCCCATGTTGCAAAAGAAAGCGGGACCAGCTGCAACGGATTTTGTATTGTACGTGGAAAATCCCCCAAAGCCAAAGGACAAAAGGGCGATTTACTGTTACTTTTAAAGGAGCAGCCTGGCAACAGCCAGATCCTGGAAATTGGGGTCATCTGTATCGATGGTCAGAAATATCCGGAGGAAGCATGGATTGATGTGACTGGAAAGCTGGTGGAGTTATGA
- a CDS encoding helix-turn-helix domain-containing protein, whose translation MLRKKTQPEANNDKILISVKEACELTGLSEKTMRSLMNENCFMVRIGRRTLIDKKKFQKWIDRQS comes from the coding sequence ATGTTGCGAAAAAAAACACAGCCGGAAGCAAATAACGATAAAATTCTTATATCCGTTAAAGAAGCCTGTGAGCTTACAGGACTTTCTGAGAAAACAATGAGATCATTGATGAATGAAAACTGTTTCATGGTACGGATTGGGCGCAGAACACTGATTGATAAGAAAAAATTTCAAAAATGGATAGATCGGCAGTCTTGA
- a CDS encoding ketopantoate reductase family protein, producing MKILVYGAGVLGCNLARNLFHAGKDVTLLARGNWAEEIRKNGLRIKDQ from the coding sequence ATGAAAATTCTGGTATATGGTGCAGGTGTTTTAGGGTGCAATCTGGCAAGGAATCTGTTTCACGCCGGAAAGGATGTGACCCTGCTTGCCCGGGGAAACTGGGCAGAGGAAATCAGGAAGAACGGACTGCGGATCAAGGATCAATAA
- a CDS encoding PcfJ domain-containing protein: MRKKRLMELKPLKVMNRHIADAKKTEISLSTLEKQRGEPGKYRMYCRAAVEKGILKVYLFAVTDIEKNINFPRYRLFISRKERRFITYDEKLKKWRKALLESILWDVRINLGNIYVNDCDTKVIQKYLKTMQPAIRALEEFQANIRKEQRIRHDKKLTDSWDQVMKTVSGLPKNWIGWVSKYGITEHYIFYKYQKNGATEGYCTHCKKHVPIRSPKYNQKGQCNVCGQPITFRSVGKSGRFCTKWYRVYLIQRRRKTSGFVLRIFHARTWYKKGGYTDCETTCHEEQRRIFSANGEEISNFVYDLFKQREMRWISCRSSWYYTCCDSQYKGMVYPYTLSDLSRHELKETGLREYALGQKKIDPGKYLYLWKTYPVLEQIVKAGLFQLVDDVLDHRAADAIKRKGRKPTEFLSVDKKEFRRLRDMNGGVKELKWLQLEKSTGKTIGDEEICWMVKEGFEPNDLKFVLDQMSICQIRHYLVKQSEKSGDDISHVLQVWNDYLSMAKRLGMDIHDSIIYRTRDLQLRHKEAVLKIEEMKRGIRRRELEEKYVGFQKHLIDLKEKYEFSDGEYQVIAPKSIDDILYEGDTLHHCVNKTDTYFDRIVSKESYILFLREKENPKVPFYTLEVEPDGTIRQKRAEFNRQNKDIDKVTSFLTLWQKEIQKRLTQKDRKSTEESRKLRRQNYQEIRDKHVVVHGGTFAGELLADLLEKDLMDLPVESAENEESPTEIAA; this comes from the coding sequence ATGAGAAAAAAGAGGTTGATGGAGTTAAAACCATTAAAAGTGATGAACAGACATATCGCCGATGCAAAGAAAACGGAAATATCTTTGAGTACACTGGAGAAACAAAGGGGTGAACCCGGAAAATATCGGATGTATTGTCGGGCAGCAGTAGAAAAAGGAATTTTAAAAGTGTATCTGTTTGCCGTAACGGATATTGAGAAGAATATAAACTTTCCAAGGTACCGTCTGTTTATCAGCAGAAAAGAGAGACGGTTTATAACCTATGATGAAAAATTAAAAAAATGGAGAAAGGCACTTCTTGAAAGTATCTTATGGGATGTAAGGATTAATCTTGGCAACATCTATGTAAATGACTGTGATACAAAGGTCATCCAAAAATATTTAAAGACAATGCAGCCTGCAATCCGGGCACTGGAAGAGTTTCAGGCGAATATCCGTAAAGAACAAAGGATACGTCATGATAAAAAACTTACAGATTCATGGGACCAGGTGATGAAAACTGTATCTGGACTGCCTAAGAACTGGATCGGATGGGTTTCAAAATATGGAATTACGGAACACTATATCTTCTACAAGTATCAGAAAAATGGTGCTACAGAAGGATACTGTACACATTGCAAAAAACATGTTCCTATCCGCTCACCCAAATATAACCAGAAAGGACAGTGCAATGTGTGTGGACAACCGATTACTTTTCGTTCTGTGGGAAAGTCTGGAAGATTTTGTACAAAGTGGTACAGAGTCTATCTTATCCAGAGGAGACGCAAGACTTCTGGTTTTGTGCTCCGGATCTTTCATGCCAGAACGTGGTATAAAAAGGGCGGCTATACAGATTGCGAAACTACCTGCCATGAAGAGCAGAGAAGAATCTTCTCTGCAAATGGAGAGGAAATTTCCAATTTCGTTTATGATCTGTTCAAACAACGGGAAATGCGTTGGATTTCGTGTAGAAGTTCTTGGTATTATACTTGCTGTGACAGTCAATATAAAGGAATGGTTTATCCATATACCCTGTCGGATCTGTCCAGGCATGAATTAAAAGAAACAGGTCTGCGTGAGTACGCCCTTGGTCAGAAAAAGATAGATCCGGGAAAATATCTTTACCTGTGGAAGACATACCCGGTACTGGAACAGATTGTAAAAGCGGGGCTTTTCCAGTTAGTTGATGATGTACTGGACCACAGGGCAGCAGATGCAATAAAAAGAAAAGGCAGAAAACCAACAGAATTCCTGTCCGTAGATAAGAAAGAGTTTCGAAGACTCCGAGATATGAATGGCGGGGTAAAAGAACTTAAATGGCTGCAACTTGAAAAGAGTACAGGAAAAACAATCGGGGATGAAGAAATATGCTGGATGGTAAAAGAAGGATTTGAACCAAACGACCTGAAGTTTGTTCTGGATCAGATGAGCATCTGCCAGATTCGACATTATCTTGTGAAACAATCAGAAAAATCCGGGGATGATATCAGCCATGTGCTGCAGGTGTGGAACGATTATCTTTCTATGGCAAAAAGACTGGGAATGGATATACATGATTCCATTATTTACCGTACCAGAGATCTTCAACTGCGCCATAAAGAGGCGGTTTTGAAGATAGAAGAAATGAAACGCGGAATCCGACGCAGGGAACTGGAAGAAAAGTATGTCGGATTTCAGAAACATCTCATTGATTTGAAAGAAAAATATGAGTTCAGTGACGGTGAATATCAGGTTATTGCGCCAAAGAGTATCGATGACATCCTATATGAAGGTGATACGCTTCATCACTGTGTAAATAAAACGGATACTTATTTTGACCGGATCGTTTCAAAGGAAAGCTATATCCTGTTTTTGCGGGAAAAAGAGAATCCGAAAGTACCGTTTTATACACTGGAAGTTGAACCAGATGGAACTATCCGGCAAAAACGTGCGGAATTTAATCGTCAAAATAAGGACATTGATAAAGTGACTTCTTTTTTAACATTGTGGCAGAAGGAAATTCAGAAACGATTAACCCAAAAAGATCGTAAGAGCACAGAAGAAAGCAGGAAGCTCAGGCGGCAGAACTATCAGGAGATACGTGATAAGCATGTAGTTGTCCATGGCGGAACATTTGCTGGGGAACTTCTGGCTGATCTTTTAGAGAAAGATTTAATGGACCTACCAGTGGAATCGGCAGAAAACGAAGAAAGCCCTACTGAAATAGCGGCGTAA
- a CDS encoding class I SAM-dependent methyltransferase: protein MKYKIEKNTVQETLIIPLYARKVCSELYPNLYRDETTVRLIDEINYDFSEAEKKSRSLMQRFGSLEVAMRQNDLAFEVRDYLKSHPNAAVVNLGCGLDCTGRTCDNGSCKIYNLDFPDVITVRNELLPAGEREKNIPCDLNDTAWFSEIDASGGAVFFASGVFYYFLTEQVKTLVRAMADAFPGGVLVFDAANRTAVKMIAKTWLKSAQIKDVGAYFAVSDAPQEIGAWDSRLRVSSRGYMLGYTDLKDPSVSGFFRFLARVGDGMMKMQIVKIRFGGKQ, encoded by the coding sequence ATGAAATATAAAATCGAGAAAAACACCGTACAGGAGACGCTGATCATTCCGCTGTATGCGCGGAAGGTCTGCTCAGAACTATACCCGAATCTTTACCGGGACGAAACAACGGTTCGCCTGATTGACGAGATCAACTACGATTTTTCTGAGGCAGAGAAAAAATCCCGCAGCCTGATGCAGCGTTTCGGCTCGCTGGAGGTGGCTATGCGGCAGAATGACCTTGCCTTCGAGGTGCGGGATTATCTGAAATCTCACCCCAATGCGGCGGTGGTCAATCTGGGCTGCGGGCTGGACTGTACCGGCAGAACTTGCGACAACGGCAGCTGCAAAATCTACAATTTGGATTTTCCCGATGTCATCACCGTGCGCAACGAGCTTTTACCCGCCGGGGAGAGGGAGAAAAATATCCCCTGCGACCTGAACGACACGGCATGGTTTTCTGAAATCGACGCTTCGGGCGGCGCGGTATTCTTTGCCTCCGGCGTGTTCTATTACTTCCTGACCGAGCAGGTTAAGACATTGGTGCGGGCCATGGCGGATGCCTTCCCCGGCGGCGTGCTGGTATTTGACGCAGCCAACCGGACAGCGGTGAAGATGATCGCAAAAACATGGCTCAAAAGCGCGCAAATCAAGGATGTTGGCGCGTATTTCGCGGTTTCCGACGCTCCCCAAGAGATCGGTGCATGGGATAGCCGTTTGCGGGTCTCGAGCCGCGGCTATATGCTGGGCTACACCGATTTGAAAGACCCATCCGTCAGCGGATTTTTCCGTTTTCTCGCCAGGGTCGGTGACGGAATGATGAAGATGCAGATTGTAAAGATCAGATTTGGAGGCAAGCAATGA
- a CDS encoding Cas9 inhibitor AcrIIA9 family protein, producing MLNEIIKTAEELNTAALYYRQSGNMDGVRELAKAHAVSKKQTEEFIQGSRYRLVDIPIEERKFANASEKLRAEMFALKDAGFADIIGQYLVNLAKTDSALDAQVLKKHKMLQRCLDYVTQKAYNIALEEAKKKGENGIRANTGLALSDDQVFPWVLEYYAKDDEKEIAEKEQEEKKKIQKEWDSVNKRTKTIPKNQGTKKDSEVHPKEAAEQEEKHISRKKSKDSGQMSLFDMMQPKES from the coding sequence ATGTTAAATGAGATCATAAAAACTGCAGAAGAATTAAATACAGCAGCATTGTATTACCGCCAGAGCGGGAATATGGATGGTGTGCGGGAACTTGCCAAAGCACATGCAGTTTCCAAAAAACAGACAGAGGAATTTATTCAAGGCAGCCGCTACCGGCTGGTTGATATACCGATTGAGGAAAGAAAGTTTGCGAATGCGTCTGAAAAACTGCGTGCAGAAATGTTTGCCTTAAAGGATGCAGGCTTTGCAGACATCATAGGACAGTATCTCGTAAATCTTGCCAAAACGGATTCTGCTTTAGATGCACAGGTGTTAAAAAAACATAAGATGCTTCAGAGATGTTTGGATTACGTGACGCAAAAAGCCTATAACATTGCACTGGAGGAAGCGAAAAAAAAGGGAGAGAACGGCATTCGGGCCAATACAGGCCTGGCACTCTCCGACGACCAGGTTTTTCCCTGGGTACTTGAATATTATGCGAAAGATGATGAAAAAGAAATAGCAGAAAAAGAGCAGGAAGAAAAGAAAAAGATTCAAAAGGAATGGGATTCGGTAAATAAGAGAACGAAAACAATACCGAAAAACCAGGGGACAAAGAAAGATTCCGAGGTGCATCCCAAAGAAGCAGCGGAGCAGGAAGAAAAGCATATCAGCAGGAAAAAATCAAAAGATTCCGGGCAGATGTCCTTGTTTGACATGATGCAGCCGAAAGAGAGTTGA
- a CDS encoding alpha/beta fold hydrolase: MLFQTYGDRRNPAVLFFHAMGVTGESSEPVANYLQDRYFCILPTSTVYCKGQKYVSKLDEIRQVEGFLHRQGVERLAMVVASSIGADLAMAFLTNTKLPVGHVFFDGGQFAQIGKGMRRIMIPFLYFAIKSLYWSKGGTLKKILWCDDDSIKPYFIAAGENLTYTNLRRQISDSLEDKPFPSLPEELQRHIYFEFGSIEDHFKYRQAVMEAYPCGHYPVFEGYEHMQYQIRDSKEFAEMLAHIAERDCMPELPFIRK; the protein is encoded by the coding sequence ATGCTGTTTCAAACATATGGCGACAGGAGGAATCCTGCCGTGCTGTTCTTTCACGCTATGGGCGTGACGGGAGAAAGCAGCGAACCGGTTGCGAACTACTTACAGGATAGGTATTTCTGTATTCTGCCTACCTCCACCGTTTACTGCAAAGGGCAGAAATATGTCAGCAAGCTGGACGAAATACGGCAGGTGGAGGGCTTTCTGCATCGACAGGGCGTGGAGCGGCTGGCGATGGTGGTCGCTTCTTCCATCGGTGCAGACCTTGCCATGGCATTTTTGACAAACACGAAGCTGCCCGTTGGGCACGTTTTCTTTGATGGCGGGCAATTTGCGCAAATCGGAAAAGGTATGCGCCGCATTATGATACCGTTTCTGTATTTCGCTATCAAGAGCCTGTACTGGTCGAAGGGCGGCACACTGAAAAAGATTCTGTGGTGTGACGACGATTCCATAAAGCCGTATTTTATCGCCGCAGGGGAAAATCTGACCTATACAAATTTGCGGCGGCAGATTTCGGACAGCCTGGAGGATAAACCCTTTCCGTCCCTTCCCGAAGAACTGCAAAGGCATATCTATTTCGAGTTTGGCAGCATAGAAGATCATTTCAAATACCGTCAGGCAGTGATGGAAGCCTATCCCTGCGGCCATTATCCCGTGTTTGAGGGATACGAGCATATGCAATATCAGATACGCGATTCAAAGGAGTTCGCCGAAATGCTGGCACACATCGCCGAGCGTGACTGTATGCCGGAACTGCCATTTATCAGAAAGTGA
- a CDS encoding class I SAM-dependent methyltransferase produces the protein MERKEAIRGAYRMTGGNSFYDGMITCSTLSGKAVCRLVWAMNKVENDAYLEKAMSGIPEHFSGKLLEVPVGTGILTMPIYQTMPEADITCLDYSPDMMRQAREKADRLHLKNVTFRQGDVGALSYADDTFDIVLSLNGFHAFPDKEAAYREVFRVLRPGGTFCGCFYVKGEHKRTDWFVRHVYKKIGFFTPPYETVSSLKARLDGMYTDVDMGNLKSMAWFVCRKAG, from the coding sequence ATGGAACGAAAAGAAGCCATTCGCGGTGCGTACCGAATGACGGGTGGAAACAGTTTTTATGATGGCATGATCACCTGCTCTACTCTGAGCGGGAAAGCGGTGTGCCGCTTGGTGTGGGCAATGAACAAGGTGGAAAACGACGCCTATCTGGAAAAGGCAATGTCCGGTATTCCGGAGCATTTCTCCGGCAAACTGCTGGAAGTGCCGGTGGGAACAGGGATTTTGACCATGCCGATTTATCAGACTATGCCGGAGGCGGACATTACCTGTCTCGATTATTCGCCCGATATGATGAGGCAGGCACGGGAAAAGGCTGACCGCCTGCACCTGAAAAATGTAACCTTCCGGCAGGGAGATGTGGGAGCACTCTCCTATGCAGACGACACCTTCGACATCGTTTTGTCGTTGAACGGCTTTCACGCTTTTCCGGACAAGGAGGCCGCTTATCGGGAGGTTTTTCGGGTCTTGAGACCCGGCGGGACATTCTGCGGCTGCTTTTATGTGAAGGGCGAGCATAAGCGGACGGATTGGTTTGTCCGGCATGTTTATAAAAAGATAGGGTTTTTCACGCCGCCCTATGAGACGGTTTCCAGTCTGAAAGCACGGCTGGATGGAATGTATACGGATGTGGACATGGGAAACCTGAAAAGCATGGCATGGTTTGTCTGCCGAAAAGCGGGTTAA